Proteins found in one Cobetia sp. L2A1 genomic segment:
- a CDS encoding TIGR04211 family SH3 domain-containing protein, with the protein MTRLLSFSSFLSLDDFSSRSLREITLRSLRRALMGLGITGSLMLGLSAPVASAAEDHWVSDALTTFVRSGPTDGYRIVGTVEAGQPVELLEVQNDYSKIRTDGGDVVWLPSSELQQTQSVNARVPALSAKVKQLTTKLDGINEEWEARVSDMKAGLETRQARIEELEQASNSQSSELEQARSKMREMDTKLDTKKQDLLMRYFMYGGGVAGIGLLVGLIVPHLPRRKKKRHGFL; encoded by the coding sequence ATGACGCGATTACTCTCTTTCAGTAGCTTCTTATCTCTTGATGACTTTTCATCTCGCTCACTCCGCGAAATAACGCTGCGTTCACTGCGCCGCGCCCTGATGGGACTTGGCATTACCGGCAGCCTGATGCTGGGCCTGTCTGCACCGGTCGCCAGTGCCGCCGAAGACCATTGGGTCTCTGATGCCTTGACCACCTTCGTGCGCAGTGGACCCACCGATGGTTATCGTATCGTGGGCACGGTTGAAGCCGGTCAGCCTGTTGAATTGCTCGAGGTGCAAAACGACTACAGCAAGATCCGCACTGACGGTGGTGACGTCGTGTGGTTGCCGTCTTCTGAGCTTCAGCAGACGCAAAGCGTCAATGCTCGAGTGCCGGCGTTGAGTGCCAAGGTCAAGCAGTTGACCACCAAGCTCGATGGCATCAATGAAGAATGGGAAGCTCGTGTGTCCGATATGAAGGCTGGTCTCGAGACCCGTCAGGCCCGTATCGAGGAGCTTGAGCAGGCGAGCAATAGCCAATCATCAGAGCTTGAACAGGCGCGTAGCAAGATGCGTGAGATGGATACCAAGCTTGATACGAAGAAGCAGGACCTGTTGATGCGTTACTTCATGTATGGCGGTGGCGTTGCGGGTATCGGGCTATTGGTTGGCTTGATCGTGCCGCACCTGCCGCGTCGCAAGAAGAAGCGTCACGGCTTCCTGTAG
- the tmpT gene encoding thiopurine S-methyltransferase, with protein sequence MSATASDRPASDPWLSRWQEGRIGFHLPATHSALERWWPSLGVAPGAKVLVPLCGKSLDMRWLAAQGYPVLGIELARQACEQFVAEGAGDVSRYRLEYFDCFRQGPVELWCGDFFHFHIDHVDHLDAFYDRAALIALPPATRQRYAFHLAQLLPPGARGLLISLEREEDTQQGPPFHVTEDEIRQLMSPNFTLEVLERRAADDRGLRETVWGLVRKGPLL encoded by the coding sequence ATGTCAGCAACTGCCTCTGATAGGCCCGCCAGTGACCCTTGGTTGTCCCGCTGGCAGGAAGGCCGGATCGGCTTTCATCTGCCTGCGACACATTCAGCGTTGGAGCGTTGGTGGCCGTCTCTGGGTGTAGCCCCAGGAGCCAAGGTGCTGGTGCCTCTGTGCGGCAAGAGTCTGGACATGCGTTGGTTGGCAGCTCAAGGCTATCCCGTGTTGGGTATCGAGCTGGCACGTCAGGCCTGTGAGCAGTTTGTGGCGGAAGGAGCAGGCGATGTCTCACGCTATCGTCTCGAGTATTTCGATTGCTTCCGTCAGGGGCCGGTGGAGTTATGGTGTGGTGATTTCTTCCACTTCCATATCGATCATGTGGATCATCTCGATGCCTTCTATGATCGCGCGGCCTTGATCGCGCTGCCGCCGGCCACCCGTCAGCGTTATGCCTTTCATCTGGCGCAGCTGTTGCCACCGGGGGCACGTGGGCTGTTGATCAGTCTTGAGCGTGAAGAAGACACGCAGCAAGGGCCGCCGTTCCACGTGACCGAAGACGAGATTCGTCAACTGATGAGTCCCAACTTCACGCTTGAGGTATTGGAACGTCGAGCGGCAGATGACCGTGGGCTACGTGAAACTGTATGGGGACTGGTACGCAAGGGGCCTCTGTTGTAA
- a CDS encoding YajG family lipoprotein → MMRNLRTTCMTLAVVAAATLLSACGTSPQRLYVNPQVGEMGVVGHGQQVIVDVVDKRPSERIGSRDGATNASSYLVVPTGDLTPKLEAQTVSALRRMGFVPVSTEQATPGATQLTISLTELAYGVKRGGLITDTAALNGVIQAVAVSGKQRYTGSYTATRDQGYALKPSQEKNTELVSKVIGDALTRAFQDTALIRQLDQ, encoded by the coding sequence ATGATGCGTAACTTGCGTACAACCTGCATGACCCTTGCCGTGGTGGCTGCCGCCACACTGCTCAGCGCCTGCGGCACCAGCCCGCAACGCCTTTACGTCAACCCTCAGGTGGGCGAGATGGGCGTCGTCGGACACGGCCAGCAGGTCATCGTCGATGTCGTCGACAAGCGGCCCTCCGAGCGGATCGGATCACGCGATGGCGCGACCAATGCCTCAAGCTATCTCGTCGTGCCAACCGGCGACCTGACGCCGAAGCTTGAAGCCCAGACCGTCAGCGCGCTGCGTCGCATGGGCTTCGTGCCGGTGTCCACCGAGCAGGCCACTCCGGGCGCGACCCAGCTGACCATCTCGCTGACCGAGCTGGCCTATGGCGTGAAGCGTGGCGGCTTGATCACCGATACCGCAGCTCTCAACGGTGTCATTCAGGCAGTCGCGGTCTCTGGCAAACAGCGCTACACCGGCAGCTACACGGCCACGCGTGACCAGGGGTATGCCCTCAAGCCGAGCCAGGAGAAGAACACTGAGCTGGTCTCCAAGGTAATCGGCGATGCGCTGACTCGCGCCTTCCAGGACACCGCACTGATCCGCCAGCTGGATCAGTGA
- a CDS encoding MFS transporter produces the protein MSSSPSSVVSPMSRWRQLANRYPVALIALAQLFGTSLWFTPNAVLTPMLESWQFNGDSAAALGQLTSSVQGGFIVGTLVLGLAGLADRFAARHLFIASCLLGAVTNLALLIAPELLSASALRVLTGLALAGIYPVGLKLMVQTAPDRAGAALAWLVGMLVLGTGLPHALAALQQGGSLSLAWGAAIGIASVLAVAGAGLVALLTTPSAHQIQTRQPQTPQPQVTSTNAAPASTTLFARATRGLAAWQHPGFVRGALGYFGHMWELYTLWALVPLLLSQMASLNGMTLSPAQLALHSFVVIAVGAPGCVVGGWLSRSRGSLWVARLGLAGSVALTMLFVFAMQQEAGYGVLFLLLSLWSLLAVIDSPQFSALAAGGTPVELQASALALMNAFGFSLSLVSIALLTPLVASHGSLMLLAILPGPLLGLLALTRRVE, from the coding sequence TTGTCTTCCTCGCCTTCTTCCGTCGTGTCTCCGATGTCTCGCTGGCGACAGCTTGCCAACCGTTATCCCGTGGCGCTCATCGCATTGGCCCAGCTCTTCGGGACCAGTCTCTGGTTCACTCCCAATGCCGTGCTGACTCCGATGCTGGAGAGCTGGCAGTTCAATGGCGACAGCGCAGCTGCCCTTGGCCAGCTGACGTCTTCGGTACAGGGTGGCTTTATCGTTGGCACGCTTGTGCTGGGACTGGCCGGACTGGCGGATCGCTTCGCGGCACGCCATCTCTTCATCGCTTCCTGCCTGTTGGGCGCCGTGACCAATCTGGCACTGCTGATCGCCCCCGAGCTCTTGAGTGCCTCGGCGCTGCGCGTATTGACCGGACTGGCACTGGCAGGCATCTATCCGGTCGGCTTGAAGCTGATGGTACAGACGGCGCCGGATCGCGCTGGCGCGGCGCTGGCCTGGTTGGTGGGCATGCTGGTATTGGGCACCGGATTGCCGCATGCCCTGGCAGCGCTGCAACAAGGTGGCAGCCTGTCGCTAGCTTGGGGCGCCGCCATCGGCATCGCCTCTGTATTGGCCGTGGCTGGTGCTGGACTGGTCGCGCTGTTGACAACACCGTCGGCTCATCAGATACAGACACGCCAACCACAGACTCCTCAGCCACAGGTAACATCGACCAACGCAGCACCTGCCAGTACTACCCTCTTTGCTCGGGCGACACGAGGCTTGGCGGCCTGGCAGCATCCGGGCTTCGTGCGTGGCGCGCTGGGCTACTTTGGCCACATGTGGGAGCTTTACACATTATGGGCACTGGTCCCCTTGTTACTCTCGCAAATGGCCAGTCTGAATGGCATGACACTCTCGCCTGCCCAGCTAGCGCTGCATAGCTTCGTGGTGATCGCGGTAGGTGCGCCAGGCTGTGTAGTCGGCGGCTGGTTGTCGCGCAGCCGTGGCAGTCTATGGGTCGCACGTCTGGGACTGGCAGGTTCCGTCGCACTCACGATGCTCTTCGTCTTCGCCATGCAGCAGGAAGCGGGATACGGAGTGCTTTTCCTTCTGCTATCACTCTGGAGTCTGCTGGCCGTCATCGATTCACCGCAGTTCTCGGCACTGGCCGCAGGCGGCACGCCAGTCGAGCTTCAGGCCAGTGCCCTCGCCCTGATGAATGCCTTCGGCTTCAGTCTGTCGCTGGTGTCCATCGCCCTACTCACTCCGCTGGTGGCCAGTCATGGCAGTCTGATGCTGTTGGCCATCCTGCCCGGACCATTGCTGGGACTGCTGGCATTGACGCGTCGAGTCGAGTGA
- the ggt gene encoding gamma-glutamyltransferase encodes MLDISLAGRKRLKTLAATVLLPLAGLLPTAIPAAFADTSAILEGERFHPVEGKHGMVATSHYLASQVARDVLAEGGNAVDAAVVAGFALAVTQPRSGNIGGGGFMLVSDEKTGKVVAIDYREKAPAAASEAMFQDENGEAVSEWSRFTHRAAGVPGTVAGLAKALEEYGTLTLEQAMAPAIRLAEDGFVIPARFAEGLTDAKERLAKWDSTAKVFYKPDGSNYQAGELFKQPELAATLKRIAAEGPREFYEGETAKLIVAEMDRHDGIMTMDDLKAYQPEIREPVHGTYRGYDIFSMSPPSSGGAHIVQILNMLEGDDIKAMGFNSAATIHVMAEAMRRAYADRSEYLGDTDFVDVPLAGIISKDYAKELRAQFDLNKATPSSEVKPGKPQPYESNQTTHFSIADGNGLAVSNTYTINFSYGSGIVVDGAGFLLNNEMDDFSAKPGVPNAYGLIGGVANKIEPGKRMLSSMSPTIVKKDDKNFLVTGSPGGSRIITTTLQVIMNVIDHGMNIQSAVSAPRIHHQWFPDEIRVEAGISPDTIRLLEAMGHKVVTQDAMGAIQSVMIDDGTFYGGADPRRSTSSAMGL; translated from the coding sequence ATGCTTGATATCTCTCTCGCAGGCCGCAAGCGCCTGAAGACACTGGCGGCGACCGTCCTGTTGCCGCTTGCCGGTCTATTGCCGACCGCCATTCCTGCCGCCTTCGCAGACACGTCCGCGATTCTGGAGGGCGAACGATTCCATCCGGTGGAAGGCAAGCATGGCATGGTCGCGACCAGCCACTATCTGGCCTCACAGGTCGCGCGCGATGTGCTGGCAGAAGGCGGTAATGCAGTGGATGCCGCCGTCGTGGCAGGCTTTGCCCTCGCCGTGACGCAACCGCGTTCCGGCAATATCGGCGGCGGTGGCTTCATGCTGGTCTCGGACGAGAAGACCGGCAAGGTGGTCGCCATCGACTATCGCGAAAAGGCACCGGCGGCGGCCAGCGAGGCGATGTTCCAGGATGAGAACGGTGAAGCCGTCTCCGAGTGGTCACGCTTCACACATCGTGCTGCTGGGGTACCCGGCACCGTGGCAGGGCTTGCCAAGGCACTCGAGGAATACGGCACACTGACGCTTGAACAGGCAATGGCACCGGCTATCAGGCTGGCCGAGGACGGCTTCGTGATTCCGGCACGCTTCGCCGAAGGCCTCACCGATGCCAAGGAGCGTCTCGCCAAGTGGGACAGTACTGCCAAGGTCTTCTACAAGCCGGATGGCAGCAACTATCAGGCAGGCGAGCTGTTCAAGCAGCCGGAACTGGCCGCCACGCTGAAGCGGATTGCCGCCGAGGGTCCGCGTGAGTTCTACGAAGGTGAGACCGCCAAGCTGATCGTCGCCGAGATGGACCGTCACGATGGCATCATGACGATGGATGATCTCAAGGCGTATCAGCCGGAAATCCGCGAGCCGGTCCACGGCACCTACCGCGGCTATGACATCTTCTCGATGAGCCCGCCCTCTTCCGGTGGCGCACACATCGTCCAGATACTCAACATGCTCGAAGGCGATGACATCAAGGCGATGGGCTTCAATTCCGCCGCCACCATCCATGTGATGGCCGAAGCCATGCGTCGCGCCTATGCAGACCGCTCCGAGTATCTGGGAGATACCGACTTCGTCGACGTGCCGTTGGCCGGCATCATCTCCAAGGACTACGCCAAGGAGCTGCGCGCCCAGTTCGATCTCAATAAGGCCACCCCCTCCAGTGAGGTCAAGCCCGGTAAACCGCAGCCTTATGAGTCCAATCAGACGACCCACTTCTCGATTGCCGATGGCAATGGCCTGGCGGTCTCAAACACCTACACCATCAACTTCAGCTACGGCTCCGGCATCGTGGTCGATGGGGCGGGCTTTTTGCTCAACAACGAGATGGATGATTTCTCCGCCAAGCCGGGCGTACCAAATGCCTACGGCTTGATCGGCGGCGTGGCCAACAAGATCGAGCCGGGCAAGCGCATGCTATCCTCGATGAGCCCGACCATCGTCAAGAAGGACGACAAGAACTTCCTCGTCACCGGTAGCCCGGGCGGCTCACGCATCATCACTACCACGCTGCAGGTGATCATGAACGTGATCGACCACGGCATGAACATCCAGTCAGCCGTCAGCGCGCCGCGCATCCACCATCAGTGGTTCCCGGATGAAATCCGGGTGGAAGCCGGCATCAGCCCGGACACCATTCGTCTGTTGGAAGCGATGGGCCACAAGGTGGTGACCCAGGACGCCATGGGCGCCATCCAGTCGGTGATGATCGACGATGGCACCTTCTATGGCGGTGCCGACCCGCGTCGTTCCACGTCATCAGCCATGGGGCTTTGA
- the rpe gene encoding ribulose-phosphate 3-epimerase → MSDLLPNDFKIAPSILSADFARLGQEVDDVLASGADIVHFDVMDNHYVPNLTIGPMVCKALRDYGITADIDAHLMVTPVDRMIGDFAEAGASYITFHPEASGHVDRSLQLIRDAGCKSGLVFNPATPLSYLDYVMDKVDMILLMSVNPGFGGQSFIPGTLDKLREARRRIDASGYNIRLEIDGGVKVDNIAEIARAGADTFVAGSAIFNARSDNDANRYDSVLARLRAELASVRG, encoded by the coding sequence ATGTCTGATCTACTGCCGAATGACTTCAAGATTGCTCCGTCTATCCTGTCGGCTGATTTTGCCCGCCTGGGACAGGAAGTCGATGATGTGCTCGCCTCTGGTGCTGACATCGTCCACTTCGACGTGATGGACAATCACTATGTGCCCAATCTCACCATCGGGCCAATGGTGTGCAAGGCATTGCGTGATTACGGCATCACGGCCGACATTGACGCGCACCTGATGGTGACGCCGGTGGATCGCATGATCGGTGATTTCGCGGAAGCGGGCGCCAGCTACATCACCTTCCACCCGGAAGCCTCCGGTCACGTTGATCGTTCCTTGCAATTGATTCGCGACGCAGGCTGCAAGTCGGGCCTGGTCTTCAATCCGGCCACACCGCTGTCCTATCTCGATTACGTGATGGACAAGGTCGACATGATTCTGTTGATGAGCGTCAATCCGGGCTTTGGTGGCCAGTCATTCATTCCGGGCACGCTCGACAAGCTGCGTGAAGCGCGTCGTCGTATCGATGCCTCTGGCTACAATATCCGTCTCGAGATCGATGGCGGCGTGAAGGTGGATAATATCGCCGAGATCGCCCGTGCGGGCGCCGATACCTTCGTCGCAGGTTCCGCTATCTTCAATGCGCGTAGCGACAACGATGCCAATCGTTATGACAGTGTGCTGGCCAGGTTGCGTGCTGAGCTGGCCAGTGTGCGTGGCTGA
- a CDS encoding GIY-YIG nuclease family protein has translation MADKSVSEQATNKEVVGSQWSLYMLQTAQGRLYTGISTDVTRRLGEHESGKRGARALRGKGPLTLCYQQAVGDRSRALKLEYRVKQLSVTAKRQLIAGELRLDSLLE, from the coding sequence GTGGCTGATAAAAGTGTGAGCGAGCAGGCCACGAACAAGGAAGTCGTTGGCAGTCAGTGGTCGCTTTATATGCTGCAGACGGCGCAAGGACGCTTGTATACCGGCATCAGTACTGACGTCACTCGGCGGCTGGGTGAGCATGAATCCGGCAAGCGGGGAGCACGTGCACTACGAGGTAAAGGGCCACTGACACTGTGTTATCAACAGGCGGTAGGTGATCGCTCGCGAGCACTCAAGCTTGAGTATCGCGTCAAGCAACTCAGCGTCACCGCCAAGCGGCAGTTGATAGCGGGTGAATTGAGGCTGGATAGCTTGCTTGAGTGA
- a CDS encoding NAD(P)/FAD-dependent oxidoreductase has translation MAIPRIVVVGGGAGGLELVTKLGHKLGRKKKAEIILIDRNSTHIWKPLLHEVATGVLDSGLDEVSYQGHSKTHGYKFQRGTLESLEREEKQLTLAAIHDAKGTVLLPARQLSYDYLVLSLGSVSNDFGTEGVAEHCHFLDSPQQAEKFRRDMLDTFLRFSANGDKCERQQLNVAIIGAGATGVELSAELFDASKMLHSYGFSSLEDRQVKVHLIEAAPRILPALPERIGKPVAKELCKLGVDIHIDTRVICADSRGITTADGTLIEADLSVWAAGIRAPSFLSELGLSTERNHQVKVHQTMQSIDDEFIFALGDCASCPQPDDKRVPPRAQAAHQQATLMVKNLRAALDGKPLKEFFFKDYGSLISLAHFDAVGSLMRGASARSLFIEGRLAKFFYASLYRMHQMAIHGVVKTVMTVVVDGLNRYLRPKMKLH, from the coding sequence ATGGCTATTCCTCGCATCGTTGTTGTCGGCGGTGGCGCTGGCGGGCTAGAACTTGTCACCAAGCTTGGCCACAAGCTGGGCCGCAAGAAGAAAGCCGAAATCATCCTCATTGATCGCAATTCCACGCACATATGGAAGCCACTGCTGCACGAAGTGGCGACCGGCGTGCTGGATTCCGGTCTTGATGAGGTGTCTTATCAGGGACACTCCAAGACCCACGGTTACAAATTCCAGCGTGGCACTCTGGAAAGCCTCGAGCGGGAAGAGAAGCAGCTGACACTGGCTGCCATTCATGATGCAAAAGGCACCGTGCTGCTACCCGCCCGTCAGCTCAGCTATGACTATCTCGTGCTCTCGCTGGGCAGCGTCTCCAACGACTTCGGCACCGAAGGCGTGGCCGAACACTGTCACTTCCTCGACAGCCCGCAGCAGGCGGAGAAGTTCCGCCGCGACATGCTCGATACCTTCCTGCGGTTCAGCGCCAATGGCGACAAGTGTGAGCGCCAGCAGCTCAACGTCGCCATCATTGGCGCGGGCGCCACGGGTGTGGAGCTGTCAGCCGAGCTCTTCGATGCCTCCAAGATGCTGCACAGCTATGGCTTCTCTTCCCTGGAAGACCGTCAGGTAAAAGTGCACCTGATAGAAGCTGCTCCGCGCATCCTGCCGGCGCTACCGGAACGTATCGGCAAGCCGGTTGCCAAGGAGCTGTGCAAGCTGGGCGTCGATATTCACATCGATACCCGCGTGATCTGCGCCGACTCACGCGGTATCACTACTGCCGATGGCACGCTGATCGAGGCTGATCTCAGCGTGTGGGCTGCCGGTATTCGTGCGCCGTCGTTCCTCTCGGAGCTGGGTCTTTCCACCGAACGCAATCATCAGGTCAAGGTACATCAGACCATGCAGAGCATTGATGACGAGTTCATCTTCGCACTTGGTGATTGCGCCAGCTGCCCTCAGCCGGACGACAAGCGTGTTCCGCCACGTGCTCAGGCCGCACACCAGCAAGCAACACTGATGGTCAAGAACCTGCGGGCTGCACTGGACGGCAAGCCGTTGAAGGAATTCTTCTTCAAGGACTACGGTTCATTGATCTCGCTTGCACACTTCGACGCGGTCGGCTCGCTGATGCGTGGCGCCTCCGCTCGCTCACTGTTCATCGAGGGTCGCCTGGCCAAGTTCTTCTATGCCTCGCTATATCGCATGCACCAGATGGCGATTCATGGTGTGGTCAAGACAGTCATGACGGTCGTGGTCGATGGACTCAACCGCTACTTGCGTCCGAAGATGAAGCTGCATTGA
- a CDS encoding phosphoglycolate phosphatase, giving the protein MSDTTEDSPMAASQNAHGLSHPALKGIALIAFDLDGTLIDSVPDLAHAIDLMLEDEGLSALGEARVRDFVGNGSRVLVERALEAHGRKIDDIDMVERTHHAFLAHYAADPSSRTRLYPGVRECLDGLCRAGVSLVLITNKPEAFIEPLLAHFSLAEHFVLALGGDSLSTCKPDPAPLLFAAERLGVSPNQALMVGDSRHDIAAGKAAGFRTLAVPYGYNHGDPISASQPDYLVESLDALVAVH; this is encoded by the coding sequence ATGTCCGATACCACCGAAGATAGCCCCATGGCGGCTTCTCAGAACGCCCATGGACTCAGCCATCCTGCACTGAAGGGGATTGCGCTGATTGCTTTTGATCTCGACGGTACCTTGATCGACTCCGTGCCGGACCTTGCTCATGCCATCGATCTGATGCTTGAAGATGAAGGATTGTCGGCATTGGGTGAGGCACGCGTGCGTGACTTCGTCGGCAATGGCTCGCGCGTGCTGGTCGAGCGAGCGCTGGAGGCGCATGGACGGAAAATCGATGATATCGACATGGTCGAACGCACACATCATGCCTTCCTGGCCCATTACGCAGCAGACCCCAGCAGTCGAACACGGCTGTATCCCGGCGTGCGTGAATGCCTGGATGGCTTGTGCCGCGCGGGTGTGTCACTGGTGCTGATCACAAACAAGCCAGAAGCCTTCATTGAGCCTTTGCTAGCGCACTTCTCGCTGGCGGAGCATTTTGTGCTGGCACTGGGTGGTGACTCCCTGTCGACATGCAAGCCAGACCCTGCACCGCTTTTGTTCGCTGCTGAGCGTTTGGGCGTATCACCGAATCAGGCATTGATGGTAGGTGATTCTCGTCACGATATCGCAGCCGGCAAGGCAGCGGGCTTCCGCACGTTGGCCGTTCCTTATGGCTATAACCATGGTGATCCGATCTCTGCCAGCCAGCCGGATTATCTGGTTGAATCACTCGACGCGTTGGTGGCTGTCCACTGA
- the trpE gene encoding anthranilate synthase component I, which yields MTPQRFTELAAAGYNRIPVTRDVLADLDTPLSTYLKLADMPWTFLLESVQGGEKWGRYSIIGLPCRERIEVRGQVVSHLVNGEQTGMTEVEDPLDWIETFQTRFRVPVIEGAPRFNGGLVGYFGYDTVRYIEPKLRGVVKPDPLGVPDILLMVADELVVFDNLSGRLTLLTHADPATDDAYVNACGRLERLEIQLRSATLNTVSPGTGGEPVKETDFTSGFTEEGFKGAVEKIKEYVLAGDVMQCVPSQRMSIPYRAAPLDLYRALRSLNPSPYMFFFNLDDHHVIGSSPEILSRLEDGEVAVRPIAGTRVRGATEEEDLALEKDLLSDPKEVAEHLMLIDLGRNDVGRISQTGTVKVTDQMAVERYSHVMHIVSNVTGKLKEGLGPMDVLRATFPAGTLSGAPKIRAMEIIDELEPVKRGIYSGAVGYLSWHGNMDTAIAIRTAVLKDKVLHVQAGAGIVADSVPQSEWDETLNKGRALFRAVAMAERGLDNLD from the coding sequence ATGACCCCACAACGCTTCACTGAACTGGCCGCTGCCGGCTATAACCGCATCCCCGTCACTCGTGACGTGCTGGCGGATCTCGACACGCCGCTGTCGACCTATCTCAAGCTCGCCGACATGCCGTGGACGTTCTTGCTGGAGTCCGTGCAAGGGGGGGAGAAGTGGGGACGCTATTCCATCATTGGCCTGCCGTGTCGTGAACGTATCGAAGTGCGTGGTCAGGTTGTCTCGCACCTGGTCAATGGCGAACAGACCGGCATGACTGAGGTAGAAGATCCGCTGGACTGGATCGAGACATTCCAGACCCGTTTTCGTGTGCCTGTCATCGAAGGAGCACCGCGCTTCAATGGCGGCCTGGTCGGTTATTTCGGCTATGACACGGTGCGCTATATCGAGCCGAAGCTGCGCGGTGTCGTGAAGCCTGATCCTCTGGGCGTGCCGGATATCCTGTTGATGGTGGCGGATGAGTTGGTCGTCTTCGACAATCTCTCCGGACGCCTCACCCTGCTGACCCACGCTGACCCCGCGACTGACGATGCCTACGTGAATGCCTGTGGGCGTCTTGAACGTCTCGAGATCCAGCTGCGTAGTGCAACGCTGAATACGGTAAGTCCAGGAACGGGCGGCGAGCCGGTCAAGGAGACGGACTTCACCTCCGGTTTCACCGAGGAAGGCTTCAAGGGTGCCGTCGAGAAGATCAAGGAATACGTGCTGGCCGGTGACGTCATGCAGTGCGTGCCGTCCCAACGGATGTCGATTCCCTATCGCGCAGCGCCATTGGATCTGTATCGCGCGCTGCGTAGCTTGAATCCGTCGCCGTACATGTTCTTCTTCAATCTTGATGACCACCATGTCATCGGCTCGTCGCCGGAGATCCTCTCGCGTCTTGAAGACGGTGAAGTCGCTGTCCGTCCGATTGCGGGAACACGTGTGCGTGGCGCCACGGAAGAGGAAGATCTCGCGCTGGAAAAGGATCTGCTGTCGGACCCGAAGGAAGTCGCCGAACATCTGATGCTGATCGATCTGGGGCGTAACGATGTTGGTCGCATCAGTCAGACCGGTACCGTCAAGGTGACAGACCAGATGGCGGTGGAGCGTTATTCCCACGTCATGCACATTGTCTCCAACGTCACCGGCAAGTTGAAGGAAGGCCTGGGGCCGATGGATGTGCTGCGAGCGACTTTCCCGGCGGGGACGCTTTCCGGCGCGCCGAAGATTCGCGCGATGGAAATCATCGATGAGCTGGAGCCGGTCAAGCGTGGCATCTACTCCGGTGCAGTCGGTTATCTGTCCTGGCACGGCAACATGGATACCGCGATCGCGATTCGTACCGCAGTGCTCAAGGACAAGGTACTGCACGTACAGGCGGGCGCCGGCATCGTGGCTGATTCCGTGCCGCAGTCCGAGTGGGATGAAACGCTCAACAAGGGCCGGGCATTGTTCCGCGCTGTCGCGATGGCCGAGCGTGGTCTGGATAATCTGGACTGA
- a CDS encoding anthranilate synthase component II, whose product MQAFTAQDASTPRVLMIDNFDSFTYNIVQYLSELGAEVLTVRNDALTLDDIETLAPTHLVLGPGPCTPNEAGITMDVIRHFAGKLPILGVCLGHQAIGQVYGGKVVRAPKVMHGKTSAVRHNNSGVFAALSEPLEVTRYHSLVVDRDSLPEVLEVTSWTDDDDVTPQLIMGLRHRELDVEGVQFHPESILTLQGHELLANYLKRGVGVKHA is encoded by the coding sequence ATGCAAGCATTTACTGCTCAGGATGCCAGCACCCCACGCGTGCTGATGATCGATAATTTCGATAGTTTCACCTACAACATCGTCCAGTATCTGAGTGAGCTGGGGGCTGAGGTGCTGACGGTGCGCAACGACGCGCTGACGCTTGACGATATCGAGACGCTCGCACCGACGCATCTTGTGCTGGGCCCCGGGCCGTGTACGCCCAATGAAGCCGGCATCACGATGGACGTCATTCGCCACTTTGCTGGCAAGCTACCGATCCTGGGTGTCTGCCTTGGCCATCAGGCCATCGGTCAGGTTTATGGTGGCAAGGTGGTGCGTGCGCCGAAGGTCATGCACGGCAAGACCTCTGCCGTGCGTCATAACAATAGTGGTGTCTTCGCTGCACTTTCTGAGCCGCTGGAAGTGACTCGCTATCATTCACTGGTTGTGGATCGTGACAGCTTGCCGGAAGTACTGGAAGTCACCAGCTGGACGGATGATGACGATGTGACACCGCAGCTGATCATGGGTCTGCGTCATCGCGAGCTTGATGTCGAAGGTGTCCAATTCCACCCTGAGTCAATTCTCACTTTGCAGGGTCATGAGCTTTTGGCTAACTATCTAAAGCGCGGCGTGGGTGTTAAGCACGCTTGA